In the Wyeomyia smithii strain HCP4-BCI-WySm-NY-G18 chromosome 2, ASM2978416v1, whole genome shotgun sequence genome, one interval contains:
- the LOC129721241 gene encoding collagenase-like, which produces MKQFTLLAILCTLGVQALPDRTPYIINGHPAPHEPYNAYVLYINENNLGFFGGGSIISERHIVTAAQNIEGFVIWHIGLGSNVFAQLTMITTTTATPHPQFNPTNKANDVGIIALAESLVFTPTIAPIALPALNEIQLPLMNEQGSIVGFGFTTAQSSSASEFLMRSFQRVTNVERCTELSLDITESSQFCGEDTIEASNICNGDRGAGFVSILEDTPVLTGIASQINASCSEGMPTGYTRILAYRQWINDITQV; this is translated from the exons ATGAAACAATTCACACTTCTGGCGATACTCTGCACCTTGGGAGTTCAG GCGCTTCCGGACCGAACACCTTACATTATAAACGGACACCCCGCTCCCCATGAGCCTTACAACGCGTATGTCTTGTATATAAATGAAAACAACTTAGGATTTTTTGGTGGTGGCTCGATCATTTCTGAACGACACATCGTCACAGCTGCGCAAAATATTGAAGG ATTTGTGATTTGGCATATTGGTCTCGGCAGTAATGTTTTCGCTCAATTGACCATGATAACCACTACTACAGCCACTCCGCATCCCCAATTCAACCCTACGAACAAAGCGAATGATGTTGGTATCATAGCTTTGGCTGAATCTCTTGTTTTCACACCAACTATAGCTCCTATTGCGTTACCTGCTTTGAATGAAATTCAGTTACCACTGATGAATGAACAAGGATCTATCGTTGGATTCGGTTTTACCACCGCACAAT CATCTTCAGCATCGGAATTCCTAATGCGGTCATTCCAGCGGGTTACGAATGTTGAACGTTGCACGGAGCTGTCGCTAGACATTACAGAATCAAGTCAATTCTGTGGCGAAGATACTATCGAGGCATCCAACATCTGCAACGGTGACCGCGGGGCCGGTTTTGTATCGATTCTAGAGGACACCCCAGTATTAACTGGTATTGCATCTCAAATTAATGCCAGCTGTAGTGAGGGTATGCCAACCGGATATACACGCATTTTAGCGTATAGACAATGGATCAACGACATAACCCAAGTTTGA
- the LOC129721239 gene encoding collagenase-like — protein MKQFALLAIFCTLGAQALPDRTPYIINGHQAPHQPYNAYVLYLNAGNSGFFGGGSIISDRHIITAAQNIQGFVTWQIGLGTNIFSLLNTLTTTTATPHPSFNPTTRANDIGIITLVNSLVFSSTIAPISLPALTETAQLPLENEEGSIVGFGFTTATSTAQAPYLMRSYQRVTTVTLCQQHYQITVPNQFCGQDTVGSSNICNGDIGAGFVTIVRGNAMLTGIASLMTSSCANTTPSGYTRIVPYRQWIQQITSV, from the exons ATGAAACAATTCGCACTTCTAGCGATATTCTGCACTTTGGGAGCTCAG GCCCTTCCAGACCGCACACCTTACATCATTAATGGACACCAGGCTCCTCATCAGCCCTACAACGCGTATGTTTTGTATCTGAATGCAGGAAACTCAGGATTTTTCGGTGGTGGCTCGATCATTTCTGATCGACACATTATCACAGCTGCGCAAAATATTCAAGG ATTTGTAACTTGGCAGATTGGTCTTGGGACTAACATTTTCAGTTTACTGAACACGCTAACCACGACTACAGCTACTCCGCATCCAAGCTTCAACCCTACCACTAGAGCCAATGATATTGGTATCATTACCCTGGTTAATTCCCTTGTTTTTTCATCAACTATAGCTCCTATTTCGCTACCAGCTTTGACAGAAACCGCTCAACTACCACTGGAGAATGAAGAAGGATCCattgttggatttggttttacCACCGCAACAT CAACTGCTCAAGCGCCCTACTTGATGCGATCGTACCAGCGAGTTACAACAGTTACCCTTTGCCAGCAGCACTACCAGATTACAGTTCCAAATCAATTCTGTGGTCAAGATACCGTCGGGTCATCCAATATCTGTAACGGTGACATCGGGGCCGGTTTTGTAACTATCGTCCGGGGTAACGCAATGCTGACTGGTATTGCATCTCTGATGACATCCAGCTGTGCGAACACAACCCCATCCGGATACACACGCATTGTTCCATATAGACAATGGATTCAGCAGATTACATCAGTGTAA
- the LOC129721240 gene encoding vitamin K-dependent protein C-like: protein MKQFALLVIHLILGAQAVLNRSPYIINGQDAPHKPYNAYVAYLNADNVDFFGGGSIISDRHIITAARNIYGYVGWHIGLGSNIFSSLSMLTTTTATHHPSYSPSSGANDIGIIYLASSIVFNPTIAPIALPALTDTLQLPLENEQGTIVGFGFTSAQSPTHSDFLRRSFQRVTTIARCQQFHQITDPNQFCGEDTASLSNICDGDIGAGFVTNVRGNAMLTGVASLILASCGNESPPVYTRIVPYRQWIQQVTQV from the exons ATGAAACAATTCGCACTTCTAGTGATACACCTCATTTTAGGAGCTCAG GCTGTACTAAACCGCTCACCTTACATTATTAATGGACAAGATGCTCCTCATAAACCCTACAATGCATATGTTGCCTATTTGAATGCAGACAATGTTGATTTTTTCGGTGGGGGCTCGATTATTTCTGATAGACACATTATTACTGCGGCGCGAAATATTTATGG ATATGTGGGTTGGCACATTGGTCTTGGGAGTAACATTTTCTCTTCACTGAGCATGCTAACAACGACTACAGCTACTCATCATCCAAGCTACAGCCCAAGCAGTGGAGCGAATGATATTGGTATCATATATTTGGCTAGTTCCATTGTTTTCAACCCAACTATAGCTCCTATTGCGTTACCAGCTCTGACAGATACACTTCAATTGCCATTAGAAAATGAACAAGGAACCATTGTTGGATTCGGTTTTACCAGTGCTCAAT CGCCTACCCATTCGGACTTTCTGAGGCGATCATTCCAGCGAGTTACAACAATTGCACGGTGCCAGCAGTTCCACCAGATAACAGACCCGAATCAATTCTGTGGTGAAGATACCGCCTCGTTGTCCAACATCTGCGACGGTGATATTGGGGCCGGTTTTGTAACTAACGTACGGGGCAATGCCATGCTGACTGGTGTTGCATCTTTGATTTTAGCCAGCTGTGGTAACGAAAGCCCACCTGTATACACACGCATTGTTCCATATAGACAATGGATTCAGCAGGTTACGCAAGtgtaa